The following is a genomic window from Chryseobacterium sp. StRB126.
AATTGTGCTCTAACAAAGTGAGCAAATCCTTTATACAAATCCTATTACCTAAATATAAATTAAATGTAATTCATAAAATCTTTATAAAAAGGCAGACGCCAATCGAAGTAAAATAAAGTCAAACGATTCCAACTTCTATTGGTTCAAATATTTAAAACTATATTGCAAAAACCTTACAACTACCATAAAGTTAATGCCAGATTTGGGATAACCAATTCTTTTTCAATCTGGCTCAAACGAACTAAATCATCTATAAAAGTGTTTGAAGATACGTTCGTCTTGGTCACAACACCGACATTTCAAGATTTCACTCTTCGATGTCGTTTTTTCTATTTTCTAATCTGTTGTTATACTGGTAGATACACTGAGCAACAATATTCATTTTAGGTGTTTGAAAATTTTTTCCGTCAAATTCGACTTTTGGGGGAAATATCAAACACCCGCTTGTTCTCTTTGTTTGTAAATCGCCATGCTGATAAAGGTTTACAAGATCTTCCATCCCGTCAGGTGCATTTTCTATTTTTGTTCTAATGTCAAGCTCTTTGCTATCCGAAACCATTTGCTGAAGCTCCTGTTCCAATTGTTCAATTTGTGATTTTGTAATCCTTTTGATCTCTTTATAATCCTCCTCATCTAATTTATCGACAAGATATTTATCTCTTGCATTAGCAACCTTTTCATTAAGTAAATTGATCTCTTTTGAAATTGACTTTCTTTTAGCTTCTATATCATAAGTGAATTGCTTATAATTGTCTAAAAGTATCTCCTTCATAAGTTCTTTGATGATCGGATTGTATTCCAGTTTAGAAATTTCAAGATCAAAGAGTTTATTTAATTTATCAGAGTCAAATCTGAATCCGCATTTACAGTGGCAATGATAGTAATAATAGGTTTTAGACTTTCCTTTTGCTTCACTGGTCGTAAGATTTTTTTTATCACTTTGTACGTCAAAAAATCTATTATGATTCAACCCTAGAATAAAAGCGCTGTCAGATGGTTCCCTGTACAAGGATGAAACTATTTTGGAATGAGCAGCTTTCACTGTGGTAAGCTTAAACTTCTTTTCATTCGATGGCTTTGTTTCTTCTTTTTCCGTTGGTACAGTCTCTTCTTTCGAAGCCGAAGGAAGGTATTTAGCTTCCATCTGGTAGGATTTTCCCACCAGTTCCAACTGATCGTTGATTCCGAGGCCTGCAGGAACAGAATTATTCTGTATTGCATCTTTCTTTAATCTGGAAATTTCCTTTCTTAAATCATTGACTTCCTGATTATCCTGCTGATAGAAAGAGCCTAAGGTTTGTTGCGCATTTCGATAACTGTTTACCGCATTCTGGTATGGACGTGATAAATCACTTGATTTATTGGCAGATAAAGACATTAAATTTCAGTAGTAATTTTCTTTACACCACAGATCCAGCCCTCGCTGATATTACTACAAAAAACGAAGATCATATTGACGGATATGGAAACAAGGTTTATTTTTTTCTGACCATTACATTAAACATCCTGATATTATTGATTATTTGGAACTTCAAACCCCTCAAAAGCTTAATTTCCCCATTGAAATTAATAATAAAAACAGAGAACATGTTCTCCAAAACATCCAAATATTTCTGGCTCTGCTTGCTATCGTCATCACTTCAATATTCTATATTCCATTCAAAGATTTGGATTTCAATTTTTAGAAGTCAAAAACTACCTATATCAATTTATCCTAGCAGTCATTAATTTAAACTATATACTAAAAACCTTCCCGTGCATATATAGGTCAGGTTATAATCGTTTCAAATGTAAGATTTGATAAATTGACGGTCATCTAATTTTTCTTGATCATCCTATAATTTTAAGATTTCTTTAAGTACCACATCTTATGAAAAAGCCTTTTTAAGGTATTAAAGCCTGGGCTGAGAAAGAATGGGGAAAAGAATATCCTGTCGATATGACCTTGGATCAGGCGCAGGCCTCAGATTATGATGCTTTGGTATTACCGGGAGGTGTTATCAATCCTGATCAATTGCAAACCAATGATCAGTCCATTTCCTTCGTAAAAGATTTCTTTAAATACCAACAATATCTTTTTCATAATAAAAAACATCTGTAAGGTATCTCCAGTTTTTTTATAGCTTTAAGGTCTTTATTATTGATATCCATGAATATGTACTTTAGACATAACAATTCATAAAGTCAAATGATTTTTTTACAAAAAAAATATTTTTATAATTAGGTTTCCTAATAGCGAATCAACTACAGAATAATAAGCCATAATCCTAACTACTCCTCTACTATATTATTTATAATATTTAGTAATGCCTTATTTTTTAACAGTTTACTATATTTGCAACAATTAATAACTTATACATTCATTTCTAGAGTTTCCCACTATTCTATTGAGATAAAGGTAAAGAATCGTATTTCATTGTAAAGAATATTTATATGATAAAAATTTCAGACATCATAGTAATAATTCTAGTCTTACATCGTAATAATCCTGGTTGTATATAGTAATAATCTTATCTGTAAATTATTGTAATAAAAACGGTAAAATATAGCTTTGCATTACAATAAATTGATAAATAAATGAAAAAGTTAATTTTGTTATCAAGTGTATTTTTGGGAGAAATGGTATTCGCCCAAGTTGGAATTAATACATCAAATCCGAAAGCAACATTAGACATTGTGGCAAGAAATGCAACAGGTGCAATAACAGATACTGATGGAATCATTATTCCGCACCTTGACAGGCAGCGTGCACAGAATATGGCTACAGTAGAAACTTCTACCATGATATATGTGGATAATATATCAACAGGAGCAAACTTCGGAAAAGCTATTCATATTGATGAAATGGGCTTTTATTATTTTGATGGCGATATTTGGCAAAAACTTAATCTTAATAATAATTCTTATTCTTTGGGAGACATCCAGTATTCTGCCAGAACAACAGATCATAGCGGTTGGTATCTTTTAAACGGTAGATCCATTACAAGCCTTCCCATAAATGCTAAACTGGCAGCTGAAAGCCTGGGGCTAACAGCTAGTTTATTTGATGCAACCGATAAAACACTTAAAACAAAAAACATAACCGAAAATATTGGTACCGTTGGAGGAAGTGCATTTGTCACAATCTTACAAAACAACTTACCCAATATAACATTAACAGGAACTGCAAATATAACTATAAATTCGGCAGGAAGCCACACTCATGGTTCTGATAAGGGGACAGGCTTTTTAGTTACCGGATTACCAGGAGGAGGATACGGAGGAGGGAGTGCCAGCTCTTGGGGAGGAACTGGTGCAGCTAATACTACAGCAAGCACAGGGCAGCACATGCATACTTTATCCCAAACTTTAGTTGTTCCATTGGGAGGATCCAATCAACCAGTAGATAACAGATCCGCCTATCTGGCTTTAAACACTTTTATCTATTTAGGAGAATAAAATTATCACAGCTAATAATTATCAGTATAATCAAAAACTTATTAAACACCGTGAAAAAAAAGATAAATTTATCGTCAGTTGCGTTTCTTACAATTGTGAATATAACATATGGGCAGGTAGGAGTCAATAATTCAGCTCCTCAATCAACATTAGACATCAAAGCCATAAATCCTACAGGTACAGTATCCAATACAGATGGAATTTTAGTTCCCCGCATTGATCGTCAGAGGGCACAGAATATGACTTCTATTGAAACATCTACTATCATTTATATAAATAATTTTGCTACAGGAAGCCCAACAGGAAAAGCTCAGAAAATTGATAATACAGGATTTTATTATTTCAATGGCAGTTTATGGGAAAAACTATTTTATATTGATAAAAGTTCTCTTACAGGAACTTTAAAATATTCAGTGAAAACAAATGATCATAACGGATGGTATTTATTAGATGGAAGAGCTATTACTACTTTTTCGGCCTCAGTTCAAGTCAGAGCGCAGGCTTTAGGCTTTACTGTCAGTATTCCCAATGCGTCTGATAGAGTTTTAAAAACAAGAACTGCAGCAGAAACTCCCGGCACATTGGGAGGCAGTAATTTGCTTACAATTTTGCAAAGCAATTTACCCAACATAACACTTTCAAGCAATACGAACGGTACAACAACTGCATCTGGAGCTCATGCACATGATCCAGCAGAAGGCAATGCTTTCTTACTTTCAGGAACAAACTCAGGAAACAATGGAAATGGCTATGGTAATGCCGGAAGTATTGCCTGGGGAGGGGTAAATGCCAGAGGTACTACGGCTATTGCTGGAATTCATAACCATACATTTGCTGGAACGGTAAATACCTCTTTGGGGGGAGGAGACGAACCAATTGATAACAGATCGCCATATTTATCTGTAAATACTTTTATCTATCTAGGTGAATAATTGTTATTCTTTTATTATAAATTTTAAGCAAAAATCATGGATAAAAAATCTTTATTACCAATTATCTTATTGACAACCTTTAATATGGTCTATAGTCAGATTGGAATCAATACAGCTGAACCTCATGCAACCCTGGATATTAACGCCAAAAACCCTACCGGGACTTCAGCCAATACAGATGGAATGCTGATCCCGAGAATAGACCGCCAGCGTGCACAAAACATGGCAACTGTAAAAATTTCCACAATTGTATATATCAATGATTACACTACCGGCAGTCAGACAGCAAAGGCCCAAAATATTGACACCAACGGATTTTACTATTACAACGGAAGTGTTTGGGAAAAAATTAACAAATCTCTTTTATCATACCCTATTGGAAGTATAATACAGTCATTTAAATCCACCGATTACGATGGATGGTACTTATTAGATGGAAGAGCAATTTCCACACTTCCGGTTGGAGCGCAAGCCATGGCGGCCAGTTTGGGTTTAACCACCAACTTGTATGATGCCACAGATAGAACTCTAAAAACCAAAAGTGTAACAGAAAATGTAGGTGATATAGGTGGTAGTAACTCATTTGCTATCTTACAAAACAATCTGCCTAATATTAATCTGACCACTAACATTAGTGGTACAGCTTTATCCTCGGGATTACATGCGCACGGCACAGATACTGGAGGTTCTTTTTTATATAGTGGCACAAATGTCAGTAACAATGGTAGTGGACATGGTAGCAACATAAGTCCCAGCTTATTTGGGGGTGTAGGAATAGGTAAAACAGGGGTTTCTGGAGATCATGCCCATACGTTTACAGGAACAATAACTACCAATTTAGGCTCCGATCAATCATTAGATAATCGGTCAGCCTACCTATCTGTAAATACTTTTATTTATTTAGGACAATAAAACTTTTAATAAGTACTATATCTACTTTATCTATCTTTTCATCTTTCTTACTTAGGTAATATAGCAAAAAATTTACAAATTCAGGCGTACAGATTCTAAAACGCAGAATCTGTCTTAAATAATCATTACAAAATAACAAGATAAAAATACTCATAGTTGTGATATAGTTGTCGGATTACCCCGACAATTATATTTGCTTTTATATGTTATTATTTTTACATTATTTTTCTGAATATTATTGGTAAGCAGTTTTAAAATTCTCTCAAATTCAGTACTTATAATTCAGAAGTTTTATAGATAAATTCTCCACGACTAACATTTAATAATTTTTCTATAAAGCACTAAAAAACCGATGACAAAATGCCATCGCCAACACTATTAAACAATTAAACAACTAACTATATTTCAATACATTAATTATTAAAAATATGAATTACTGGTTGATACAACGGATAGAAAATCCTGAGGGAACATAGTATTTATGTTCTGTCAAAACATTAGTATTTTCTAATCTGAAAACAAAAGCAGCTTGATTTACGCCTACCACTGGAGTATCTGCTATATTAGACCAATAATGTCCCAAAAAACCGCGATCTCGTAATGCTCGAGAAGAATAACCATATCGCTGGCCAGAAATAGGAAATACCACAGTGTTTCCATTATTGATAAATACTTTAGCAGCTCCAAAATTAGCAGCTCCATTAGTACCAGAAGTTGACCAGGTACCTAAGCTACTTACACTGCTACTGTTTAATAAAAAATCTTTCCATTCGGTTCTTGTAGGAACTCTAAATCCTGCAGGACAAGGATCATTGGTTGTTTTTACAGATGATGCTTCAGTACCTGAATTCCAATTTGCGCAGTACTAAAGCCACTAATTGCTCCTGTCTGCGTATCTGCATTTGCTATAGGGTTAACTCTTCCCCACTGATAATAATTACCATTAATTCCTTTTACTGGACACTGCCATCTATGTCGCTGACCCTTATATTTGATTTTATAAGATTCGATTTTATCTGGACAACTATAAAATCAATCGTACTTTATATTTTTTTCAATACTTGCCACAGCTCTACATAGTTTAAGATCTTCAGAATAATAATTGTTTGTTACAATAAGATAAAGCCTGACAGCTTAGAAATGGAATTTTAATGAGATTGTTTAAAGATTTGGATAATCTGTTTGATAATTAACTTTCTCCTTTTATAGTATTTTTTAAATTCCCAATATACATTTAGGTTAAATATATATTTTTTAATATTAATTTTGCACAAATAGGTATTACATTGAAATTTTCGGTTCTATTCTTTCTGTTTTGGTTTTTATTATACAATTCTCAATATTCATCCACGTGGCATAATACAGATAACGACCTGCCTCAAAATAGTATCAAGGACATCATAAAAGACAAATATGGATTTATTTGGCTTGCAACTGATAATGGACTTGTGAAATATGATGGGTTAAATTTTACTACTTTTAATGAATTCCCAATCAGTAATTTATTCTTTGGTAATTTTTTAGGAAAGATTGAAGATGATAATATTATTGTATATAATAATTTTGAAAAAGAAAAGATTCTTATTCGTGGCAGAGTTCCCAAGGTACTTAATACAAAAGATAATATGTATAAAGTTTTTTCAAAGAAAAAGGGAGTTTATTTAAAAAAAATTATTAAGAATGACCTGGTTAGTAGTTACGAAAAGTCAATTCAATATTCTATACAGCTTAAATCTGGAATGTATATTTTTACTAATAATTCTATAAATTATACTGAAAAAAATAAATCAGTCAGAATTATAATTCCTTTCTCCAACCAAGCCCTACATAATGTCTTCGTCAAAGGTAGTACATTATATATTACAGATCCTATGAATAGGAAAATCTATGCACTGAATAGAGGAGTCACTAACATATATTCAGGTTCTATTTTACTTAATGACCCCACTACCAAGATATATTGGCACCAGACAACAGACCAGACCTTTTTTATCAACCAAAATAATATTTATATACTAGAAAATAATGTGATCAAACCAAGATTTCTGGTGAAATATAATGACTTGGGAAATTACCCTATCAGTTCGTTATACTATGATAAAAAAGTTAATAAGCTTTATATTGGAACCGTTAACAACGGACTAAATATCGTTGATTTAAACCAGTTTTACATAGCAAAGGATGACACACCTTTTGCAAATAATGTTTTTTATGCCACCATTCCCTTTAGTAAAAACACTGTTATAACCGCAAATGGACTAGAATTCAGCAAAGAAGGAATAAGTAAAAGATATTTATTTAGTAAACAAGGAAAATATTGTTTACTCTATGACGACAAAAAAAATATTGTATTTACCAATAAGGGCTATATCATTAGATTTAGGAGTAAAGATTATTATCAAAAATCCGACTCATTGTATATTAGGGATCTGGATCAAGTTTTTAAAAGCAATAGTTTATATAGCTACTCTACCACAGATTTTATCAATAATAATTATCTATATATTTTCAAAAATGATCAATTCAAAAAGCCGGATTATTGCTATAAGTTCAAAGGTGTAATTAACAGTTTTATAAATGATGGACAAAATATATTGGTTGGCTGCACTAATGGTTTATATCAAATTTCTTTAAAGAATAACAAGCAAAAAATATTTCCTGGAATTTATGTAAAAAATATAATTTCAACAAAAGATGGTAATATATGGGTTACCTCCAACAAAAATGGCTTTTTTCTTTTTAGAAACAATAAGCTTATAAAAATGCCAAATGATCCCCATAATTTTTTATCCTCGGCCCATTATATTCTGGAAGATAAACATGGATATTTCTGGATTTCTTCTAATAATG
Proteins encoded in this region:
- a CDS encoding two-component regulator propeller domain-containing protein; its protein translation is MKFSVLFFLFWFLLYNSQYSSTWHNTDNDLPQNSIKDIIKDKYGFIWLATDNGLVKYDGLNFTTFNEFPISNLFFGNFLGKIEDDNIIVYNNFEKEKILIRGRVPKVLNTKDNMYKVFSKKKGVYLKKIIKNDLVSSYEKSIQYSIQLKSGMYIFTNNSINYTEKNKSVRIIIPFSNQALHNVFVKGSTLYITDPMNRKIYALNRGVTNIYSGSILLNDPTTKIYWHQTTDQTFFINQNNIYILENNVIKPRFLVKYNDLGNYPISSLYYDKKVNKLYIGTVNNGLNIVDLNQFYIAKDDTPFANNVFYATIPFSKNTVITANGLEFSKEGISKRYLFSKQGKYCLLYDDKKNIVFTNKGYIIRFRSKDYYQKSDSLYIRDLDQVFKSNSLYSYSTTDFINNNYLYIFKNDQFKKPDYCYKFKGVINSFINDGQNILVGCTNGLYQISLKNNKQKIFPGIYVKNIISTKDGNIWVTSNKNGFFLFRNNKLIKMPNDPHNFLSSAHYILEDKHGYFWISSNNGLFKVKKRQLLQYAYKKTPVFYYRFSKRDGFLTNEFNNSAAHILDNGEFAFPSMNGFVFFDPNTIKSYYPQNIYIDKAKINDSTVKYFKDTLTLKSDYKLAELLIEAPYYSGLDNLYIETKIRNSKQNWERLKDNRFLIKGLFPGEYELQFRVLVSPEGKFLYKKINIIIEAHFYQTLLFKILLAIVFILLIIWVIKMRTNLLKSKNKSLEKLVVEKENVLKKTSEDLVVIREILKNETEYQKKIIETISHDIATPIKYLSYLSKNLHELEDIQSQKKYLDSIYKSSKEVYKFTLNLKEYSSLYRDDKIYEENEYPISEIIEVKRNLFQELSLLNNTVIYNKVNQDTMTSINKNIILAIIHNLLDNSLKNTKSGMIIIESNIGQGYTEIKISDTGIGMSDEQIDYYMNLSRNFRSDDLFLKKYGLGLHMVIHFIKKIDARISFSKNQPKGTITSIIIKNR
- a CDS encoding DJ-1/PfpI family protein; its protein translation is MKAWAEKEWGKEYPVDMTLDQAQASDYDALVLPGGVINPDQLQTNDQSISFVKDFFKYQQYLFHNKKHL